The region CTCCCTCGAAGCGACGGAACGCTCCGCCAATAGACTCGCTATCCGTTCCATCCAAAGACCTTCTCGAATCGTTATAAATTGACGAATGGGTTTTCCCGAAAATAAAACATTCAAAATTTCAGGGGCAGACATCGAAGGGCTCAATTCGTAGGTCCCCTCGACGAGTTTAGAATTTCTATGAAACAAACTCGCATACATTTTCGCTGCGGTGGCGCTTTTCAAGACCCTCGCTCCTTCCAGTCGCCGAAGGACATTAGCAATCCCTTCTCCCGGTAAAACACGAATATAAATTCCTTTTCGTTCTTCGCTTGCTGGAGCCAGAGCACGTGAATAAAAAAAGAGCGCAAGGGAAAACGCGAGCAAAAGCGCGAAAAAAACGAATATCCAGAGGCGTTTTGTTAGGGTCATGCTTGCTCGAGAGAACTCATATAATCCATTAACATAATCCTTGCCGCCTCGCTATCCGCGACCTCTTTTCGGCGTTTCGGTTTTAAATGGGCTAACTTGTCCTCTGCTGCGAGCGAGGTGTAGCGTTCGTTCCAGTATTCGACGGTAAAACCCATTTTTCTCAACTCCTCTCCGAATTCCCGTGTAATGCGAGCCTGCTCACCTTCTTCTCCCCGCGCGAAAACCGGCAATCCGATGACAATCGAATCACACTCTTCCTCTTTGCAATACCGCGCTACATTTTGCGCGTCTTTTCGCGGGTTTCCTGTGGAAGGGATAACCTTTTTCGCAAATGCCATTTTCACTTCGATTTCACCGATTGCAAGCCCAATCCGTTTCGTGCCGTAATCAACCCCGAGGATGCGCATGATAAAAGTTAGATTATTTTTTTGAACTACGATTATGATTTATCTAACCGAGCGCGATAACGTAAATAAATTGCAATCGAGTTGAAAAGCAACAAAACTACCAAAAGCAACAAAATCGCGGCGGCTGCGTTCTGGCGAAACCCCTCTCGGGGCATTTGAGCCCAGTAATAAATTTGAACTGGCAACACGGTAAAAGAGTCCATGGGTGAAGAGGGTGCGAAGCGAATATATGTAGCAGCGCCAATGGCAATGAGAGGTGCTGCTTCCCCGATTGCACGCGAAAGCGCGAGGATGACGCCAGTGATGATTCCCGAAGCAGCACTCGGCAAAACGACTCCGCGAATCGCCTCCCATCGCGTAGCGCCAAGAGCCAAAGCACCTTCGCGATAACTTGAAGGCACGGCGCGAATCGCCTCTTGAGACGCTGTAATTACGAGGGGTAGCAGCAACAAACTCATCGTAAGGGCGCCAGAGAGGATACTCTCGCCAAGAGAAAACGCACGAACGAAAATAGCGAGACCGAGCAATCCATAAACGATGCTCGGAACACCTGCCAAATTGCTGATGTTGACTTGGACAAATCTCGTAAACCAATTTTTCGAAGCGAATTCCTCTAAATAGATTGCAGCACTTACCCCCACCGGAATCGTAAACACCGCAGTAAGAGCCATAAGCCACAATGTTCCGACAACCGCTGGATAGATTCCTGCTTTCTCCGGGATTCTCGAGGGGGGGCGCTTCAAAAATTCCAAATCCACACGAGGCGCGCCTTCTCGAATTATTTGATATAGCAGCACAGCAAGGGCAATCATTCCGAATATCGTAGCCGCGAGACAAATCAACAAAAACAACTGCTCTTTGACTGCTCTTCCCAGAACAGGAAAAATCTGCTTAGAGAGTGTGTTTTCTTTCATGTGTACTTCTGACG is a window of Fimbriimonadales bacterium DNA encoding:
- the pstA gene encoding phosphate ABC transporter permease PstA; its protein translation is MKENTLSKQIFPVLGRAVKEQLFLLICLAATIFGMIALAVLLYQIIREGAPRVDLEFLKRPPSRIPEKAGIYPAVVGTLWLMALTAVFTIPVGVSAAIYLEEFASKNWFTRFVQVNISNLAGVPSIVYGLLGLAIFVRAFSLGESILSGALTMSLLLLPLVITASQEAIRAVPSSYREGALALGATRWEAIRGVVLPSAASGIITGVILALSRAIGEAAPLIAIGAATYIRFAPSSPMDSFTVLPVQIYYWAQMPREGFRQNAAAAILLLLVVLLLFNSIAIYLRYRARLDKS
- the ruvX gene encoding Holliday junction resolvase RuvX, producing the protein MRILGVDYGTKRIGLAIGEIEVKMAFAKKVIPSTGNPRKDAQNVARYCKEEECDSIVIGLPVFARGEEGEQARITREFGEELRKMGFTVEYWNERYTSLAAEDKLAHLKPKRRKEVADSEAARIMLMDYMSSLEQA